A genomic segment from Pseudoduganella chitinolytica encodes:
- a CDS encoding GspE/PulE family protein has translation MTDFQHVQVRSHAGPFEASAEERKLLCLLEDGRLLVADGQQLNVHVLSYQARLQRMGCPFQVVYVRIDTVRRLNQSTPGVQLDRHQEHSMMQVTAKDLLSRACNARASDIHIRVRKASTEIHFRIHNDLVPMSGQTREYGERLLATLYGAMTSVSDSSYKPSERQDASIADRDKLPPGLFGVRIATVPTSEGTLMVLRLLYNDAGDNVDLHPLGFSPAHVAVLQQLKEQPIGLNIISGPTGSGKSTTLQRVLAGELLEACGRLHVLTVEDPVEYPIDGAIQTSVTNAGSEEERARLFAAAISNAMRLDPDTIMIGEVRDRASAQNALRAAMTGHQVWTTVHANSAMGIIDRLLDLGLPTSLVADHTVITGLISQRLVKALCPACKLPLSAVPDALPAALLERVRKVIPDLRQVFLTGPGCPHCGGHGTTGRTVIAEMIVPDDQFFRYIRQGEKSAALAYWLQELNGRTIVDHAIDKVAAGLIDPRMAEKVVGHLTLSAGQPTRRLQVVGEVTGGRDAR, from the coding sequence ATGACCGATTTCCAGCACGTGCAGGTACGCAGCCACGCCGGGCCCTTCGAGGCCAGTGCGGAAGAACGCAAGCTGCTTTGCCTGCTCGAGGATGGCCGCCTGCTGGTGGCGGACGGCCAGCAGCTGAACGTGCACGTGCTGTCGTACCAGGCGCGCCTGCAACGCATGGGTTGCCCGTTCCAGGTCGTCTATGTGCGCATCGATACGGTGCGCCGCCTGAACCAGAGCACGCCCGGCGTGCAGCTGGACCGGCACCAGGAACACTCGATGATGCAGGTGACGGCCAAGGACCTGCTGAGCCGGGCCTGCAACGCGCGCGCGTCGGACATCCACATCCGCGTGCGCAAGGCCAGCACCGAGATCCACTTCCGCATCCACAACGACCTGGTGCCGATGAGCGGCCAGACCCGCGAGTACGGCGAGCGGCTGCTGGCCACGCTGTATGGCGCGATGACGTCCGTCTCCGACAGCTCCTATAAACCGTCCGAGCGGCAGGATGCCAGCATCGCCGACCGCGACAAGCTGCCGCCCGGCCTGTTCGGCGTGCGCATCGCCACGGTGCCCACCAGCGAAGGCACGCTGATGGTGCTGCGCCTGCTGTACAACGACGCCGGCGACAACGTCGACCTGCATCCGCTCGGCTTCAGCCCCGCCCATGTGGCCGTGCTGCAGCAATTGAAGGAGCAGCCGATCGGCCTGAACATCATCAGCGGCCCGACCGGCTCCGGAAAATCGACGACCCTGCAGCGCGTGCTGGCGGGCGAGCTGCTGGAAGCATGCGGCCGCCTGCACGTGCTGACGGTGGAAGACCCGGTCGAATACCCGATCGACGGCGCCATCCAGACTTCCGTCACCAATGCCGGCTCGGAAGAAGAACGCGCCCGGCTGTTCGCGGCGGCGATTTCGAACGCCATGCGGCTGGACCCGGACACGATCATGATCGGCGAGGTACGCGACCGCGCCTCGGCCCAGAACGCGCTGCGCGCGGCGATGACGGGCCACCAGGTCTGGACCACCGTGCATGCCAACAGCGCGATGGGCATCATCGACCGCCTGCTGGACCTGGGCCTGCCGACCAGCCTCGTGGCCGACCACACCGTCATCACGGGGCTGATCAGCCAGCGCCTGGTCAAGGCGCTGTGCCCGGCGTGCAAGCTGCCCCTAAGCGCCGTGCCGGACGCGCTGCCGGCGGCGCTGCTGGAGCGGGTGCGCAAGGTGATCCCGGACCTGCGCCAGGTCTTCCTGACGGGCCCCGGCTGTCCCCATTGCGGCGGCCATGGCACGACGGGCCGCACCGTCATCGCCGAGATGATCGTGCCGGACGACCAGTTCTTCCGCTACATCCGCCAGGGCGAGAAGAGCGCGGCGCTGGCCTACTGGCTGCAGGAGCTGAACGGCCGCACCATCGTCGATCACGCGATCGACAAGGTGGCGGCGGGCCTGATCGATCCGCGCATGGCGGAGAAGGTCGTCGGCCACCTGACCTTGAGCGCGGGCCAGCCCACGCGCCGGCTGCAGGTAGTGGGCGAAGTGACGGGAGGGCGCGATGCGCGTTGA
- a CDS encoding type II secretion system F family protein produces MRVDVNRWWARTQFTDSVRLRLYRKIAKMLASGLPLLKILEDLRKRASDNERKPNEPLALVLDDCRRMVQNGHLLSDGLAWWVPRTEQMIIMAGEQSGRLESTLLAVVDVVQASRRIKSTIVGGIAYPLAVLALTAGYVWMFGTRVIPQFTQMMDPNLWHGTARSLYLMSVWVQNWMLPTVVVAVLLIAGLFVSMPLWRGDARVFADRFAPYSIYRLVVGSGFLMAFSALQSAGVTVEKSLLRLSGMAQPWLRERLDGALLGVRSGLNCGEALRNAGYVFPSREVIDDLCVYAEYKGFSEALKLLATEWMEEGVETIALRMKVLNGFAIVTLALVIAWLVSGFFGIQQEIATMARGVQ; encoded by the coding sequence ATGCGCGTTGACGTCAACCGCTGGTGGGCGCGCACGCAGTTCACCGACAGCGTGCGCCTGCGCCTGTACCGCAAGATCGCCAAGATGCTGGCCAGCGGCCTGCCGCTGCTGAAGATCCTGGAAGACCTGCGCAAGCGCGCGTCCGACAACGAACGCAAGCCGAACGAGCCGCTGGCGCTGGTGCTGGACGACTGCCGCCGCATGGTGCAGAACGGCCACCTGCTGTCGGACGGGCTGGCCTGGTGGGTGCCGCGCACGGAGCAGATGATCATCATGGCCGGCGAGCAGTCCGGCCGGCTGGAATCGACGTTGCTGGCGGTGGTGGACGTGGTGCAGGCGTCGCGCCGCATCAAGAGCACGATCGTGGGCGGCATCGCCTATCCGCTGGCCGTGCTGGCGCTGACGGCCGGCTATGTCTGGATGTTTGGAACCCGCGTGATCCCGCAGTTCACTCAGATGATGGACCCGAACCTGTGGCATGGCACGGCACGTTCGCTGTACCTGATGTCGGTCTGGGTGCAGAACTGGATGTTGCCGACCGTCGTGGTGGCCGTGCTGCTGATCGCGGGGCTGTTCGTGTCGATGCCGCTGTGGCGCGGCGACGCCCGCGTGTTCGCCGACCGCTTCGCGCCGTACTCGATCTACCGCCTGGTGGTCGGCAGCGGCTTCCTGATGGCTTTCTCGGCCCTGCAGTCGGCCGGCGTGACGGTGGAGAAGTCGCTGCTGCGGCTGTCCGGCATGGCGCAGCCGTGGCTGCGCGAACGGCTCGACGGTGCGCTGCTGGGCGTGCGCTCCGGCTTGAATTGCGGCGAGGCGCTGCGGAATGCCGGCTATGTGTTCCCGTCGCGCGAAGTCATCGACGATTTGTGCGTGTATGCCGAATACAAGGGCTTTTCCGAGGCGCTGAAGCTGTTGGCGACGGAATGGATGGAGGAGGGCGTCGAGACCATCGCGCTGCGCATGAAGGTGCTGAACGGCTTTGCCATCGTCACCCTGGCGCTGGTGATCGCGTGGCTGGTTTCCGGCTTCTTCGGCATCCAGCAGGAGATCGCCACGATGGCCCGCGGCGTGCAGTAA
- a CDS encoding type 4 pilus major pilin, translating to MNSMHQQRNPVGAIETVTRPFDPRRQRGASLLEAIAYLGVAAVVVLGAVSLLNGAFGSAKANQTSEEVVSLRTAVRKLYLGQTYGTDNNMNTALVAANVVPSTLTRGDAGSITNSWGGAVTVTGNTATFTISYAGLPKDVCMNVVSGASGWSSINQGNKKVESFPVKAADAEGVCNGTTNAVTFTAS from the coding sequence ATGAACAGCATGCACCAACAACGTAATCCTGTCGGCGCCATCGAGACGGTCACGCGGCCGTTCGATCCGCGGCGACAGCGCGGCGCTTCGCTGCTGGAGGCCATTGCCTACCTGGGCGTGGCAGCCGTTGTCGTACTGGGCGCGGTCTCTTTGTTGAATGGGGCGTTTGGTAGTGCCAAGGCCAATCAGACCAGCGAGGAGGTGGTTTCCTTGCGCACGGCGGTGCGCAAGCTGTACCTGGGGCAGACGTATGGCACTGACAACAACATGAACACCGCGCTCGTAGCAGCGAACGTAGTGCCTTCTACGTTGACGCGGGGTGACGCGGGTTCGATAACCAACAGCTGGGGCGGCGCCGTGACGGTGACCGGCAACACGGCGACGTTCACAATCTCGTATGCGGGACTTCCGAAAGATGTCTGCATGAATGTGGTGAGTGGTGCTAGCGGTTGGTCCTCGATTAATCAAGGGAATAAGAAGGTCGAGTCGTTCCCGGTGAAAGCGGCCGATGCCGAAGGGGTGTGTAACGGGACCACCAACGCTGTGACGTTCACCGCGTCCTGA
- the pilM gene encoding type IV pilus biogenesis protein PilM: MWSIALSTVIVSLIGAMAHFTQPAERLAQRATVAAQVESMAIYRAAVVRYFSAHDDRRDTGVDLATLRAEGMLRGWSTLAEGQWNNYRAADGTIYIYGAKAPDADVGAALARYSHNSLMAGTYREATRALHTPSNSGVPVPLAPLLARRALADGVPVWLAGAQ; this comes from the coding sequence ATGTGGAGTATCGCGTTATCGACGGTGATCGTCTCGCTGATCGGCGCCATGGCCCATTTCACGCAGCCGGCCGAACGGCTGGCGCAGCGGGCGACTGTGGCGGCGCAGGTCGAGAGCATGGCGATCTATCGCGCCGCCGTGGTGCGGTACTTCAGTGCGCATGACGACCGGCGCGATACCGGCGTCGACCTGGCCACGCTGCGTGCGGAAGGCATGCTGCGCGGCTGGTCGACGCTGGCGGAGGGGCAATGGAACAACTATCGGGCGGCTGACGGCACCATCTATATCTATGGCGCCAAGGCGCCCGATGCGGATGTGGGCGCGGCGCTGGCCCGGTATTCGCACAACTCGCTGATGGCGGGCACGTACCGGGAAGCGACCCGCGCCCTGCACACGCCTTCGAACAGCGGCGTTCCTGTGCCGTTGGCACCCTTGCTGGCGCGGCGCGCGCTGGCCGATGGCGTGCCGGTCTGGCTGGCGGGGGCACAATGA
- the pilV gene encoding shufflon system plasmid conjugative transfer pilus tip adhesin PilV codes for MKRTLARQRGMTLIEVLAALAIGAVLLVGLATLVDRSLDDMKGQQTASYQAQVVDAASRYLDAKFDVVVAGTPTAATVLPITLEQLRTAKFLPASFSDTNAYGQGTCVLVRRPDPTFYPKQFDALIVTTAGTPIEDKDLPAIAIQAGSGGGYILSTAFEQARGASWQMPTTAFRGTPCVGATPALQGNKADGGHLVSSLFYDGAAQQKADFLYRDKVPGHPEANTMGAPVRFAGVAVVQSGNPCKTAEDESDFALAMDKKTHGILTCRDGKWSSPSSWKEPVSSYGSLPPASESEEGDVRIVKGMGRAFAMTAGEWKPLAVDEDGNFEVPGKLRANEVEALAKVVSKGTIHADDHIWTNLDVHVGQDLYVERKAKINGDLAVERDAAIKGELAVKGDIRSDLAIYAKGMEAKEWMSAPAIALSTKEVALGGKCNYEAYSTYAKRMVTVYPRGIIVPDRNARLMICGTDDVFIYVK; via the coding sequence ATGAAGCGCACACTCGCACGCCAGCGCGGCATGACGCTGATCGAGGTGCTGGCGGCACTGGCCATCGGCGCCGTGCTGCTGGTGGGCCTGGCCACCCTGGTCGACCGCTCGCTCGACGACATGAAGGGGCAGCAGACCGCCAGCTATCAGGCTCAAGTGGTGGACGCGGCAAGCCGCTATCTCGACGCGAAGTTCGACGTCGTGGTCGCGGGAACCCCAACGGCAGCGACCGTGCTGCCTATCACGCTCGAGCAACTTCGCACGGCCAAATTCCTTCCGGCGAGCTTTTCGGACACAAACGCCTATGGCCAGGGCACGTGTGTGCTGGTACGGCGGCCTGACCCGACGTTTTACCCTAAACAGTTCGACGCGCTGATCGTGACCACCGCCGGCACTCCTATTGAGGACAAAGACTTGCCGGCCATTGCAATACAGGCCGGCAGCGGCGGCGGTTACATTCTCAGCACTGCATTCGAACAGGCGCGCGGCGCGTCGTGGCAGATGCCAACCACTGCCTTCCGAGGGACGCCCTGCGTGGGCGCGACGCCGGCGTTGCAGGGCAATAAGGCCGATGGTGGTCACCTGGTTTCCAGCCTGTTTTATGACGGGGCGGCACAGCAGAAGGCAGACTTCTTATACCGCGATAAGGTCCCCGGGCATCCAGAAGCCAATACGATGGGCGCACCAGTACGGTTTGCCGGGGTCGCAGTAGTCCAGAGTGGCAACCCATGCAAGACTGCGGAGGACGAGAGCGATTTCGCCCTGGCTATGGATAAGAAAACGCATGGCATCTTGACCTGCCGCGACGGCAAGTGGTCCTCGCCGTCGTCATGGAAGGAGCCGGTGAGTAGCTATGGGTCATTGCCGCCAGCCTCCGAAAGCGAGGAGGGCGACGTACGCATTGTCAAGGGCATGGGGCGCGCCTTCGCCATGACTGCCGGGGAATGGAAGCCGCTCGCGGTGGATGAAGACGGCAATTTTGAAGTGCCAGGAAAATTAAGGGCTAATGAGGTAGAGGCGCTTGCTAAAGTCGTCTCGAAAGGAACAATCCACGCGGATGACCATATCTGGACGAATCTGGACGTGCATGTCGGCCAGGATCTCTACGTGGAACGCAAAGCCAAGATCAATGGCGATCTTGCAGTCGAGCGCGACGCCGCGATTAAAGGAGAACTCGCTGTTAAAGGTGATATCAGAAGCGATCTCGCGATCTACGCCAAAGGCATGGAAGCAAAAGAGTGGATGTCGGCCCCAGCCATCGCACTGTCGACCAAAGAAGTAGCCCTCGGCGGCAAATGCAATTATGAGGCGTACTCGACGTACGCCAAGAGAATGGTCACTGTCTACCCACGAGGTATCATCGTTCCAGACAGGAACGCACGCCTGATGATCTGTGGCACCGACGATGTATTTATCTATGTCAAATGA
- a CDS encoding lytic transglycosylase domain-containing protein translates to MNANFITVAKRAASQAAIAATLTLLTPPASACWEEAASYYGVSAHLLYAIAKTESGLNPKAINRSNKNGTYDIGLMQINSRWLPMLRKHGIEEKQLYDPCTSIQVAAWILADNMRRMGSTWEAVGAYNARDAALRVKYAWKVYRNLDAAALEGGDVAGGS, encoded by the coding sequence ATGAACGCTAACTTCATCACCGTCGCCAAACGAGCAGCCAGCCAAGCCGCCATCGCGGCAACGCTAACCCTGCTCACCCCCCCAGCCTCCGCCTGCTGGGAAGAAGCCGCCTCGTACTACGGCGTCAGCGCCCACCTCCTGTACGCGATCGCGAAAACGGAGTCGGGCCTGAACCCGAAGGCCATCAACCGGTCCAACAAGAACGGCACCTACGATATCGGCCTGATGCAGATCAACAGCCGCTGGCTGCCCATGCTGCGCAAGCACGGCATCGAGGAGAAGCAGTTGTACGACCCGTGCACCAGCATCCAGGTGGCGGCGTGGATCCTGGCGGACAATATGCGCCGCATGGGAAGTACGTGGGAAGCAGTGGGCGCCTACAACGCGCGCGATGCGGCGCTGCGGGTCAAGTATGCGTGGAAGGTGTATCGCAACCTGGATGCGGCCGCGCTGGAAGGCGGCGACGTGGCGGGGGGATCGTAG
- a CDS encoding response regulator transcription factor: MKIACYIRNSTVSDSVKTILARANHESVLFDNEAALLRTVRRSRFDLILIDMGAEPRDDNSILSWLNLRTGDNTPVIILSPLRSPELAALTLNSGADDFVNRPFEAIELVARINALLRRCTPLQARRSIAFAGYTLDRDSASCTFQDQPIELTPREFSMAWLFFSSPGIYISRETIGAVIWSADSEVAGRTIEQHVYKLRKKLQVGDEKVVMIRTAYSQGYRLELCAPE, from the coding sequence ATGAAGATCGCATGCTACATCCGCAACTCCACCGTGTCCGACTCCGTCAAAACGATACTCGCCAGGGCCAACCACGAATCGGTCTTGTTTGACAACGAAGCGGCCCTGCTGCGCACCGTAAGGCGCAGCCGGTTCGACCTGATCCTGATCGACATGGGGGCCGAGCCGCGGGACGACAACAGTATCTTATCGTGGCTGAATCTGCGCACGGGGGACAATACGCCCGTCATCATCCTGTCTCCATTACGCAGCCCCGAACTGGCGGCACTGACCCTGAACAGCGGTGCGGACGATTTCGTCAACCGGCCGTTCGAAGCGATCGAGCTGGTGGCGCGCATCAACGCCCTGCTGCGCCGCTGCACTCCGCTGCAGGCGCGCCGCTCCATCGCATTCGCCGGCTACACCCTCGACCGCGACAGCGCCAGTTGCACCTTCCAGGACCAGCCCATCGAACTGACGCCGCGCGAATTCTCGATGGCATGGCTGTTCTTCTCCTCGCCCGGCATCTATATTTCGCGCGAGACCATCGGCGCCGTGATCTGGAGCGCGGACAGCGAAGTGGCGGGCCGCACGATCGAGCAGCACGTCTACAAGCTGCGCAAGAAACTGCAGGTGGGCGACGAAAAAGTCGTCATGATCCGCACCGCCTACTCGCAGGGCTACCGGCTGGAGCTGTGCGCTCCCGAATAA
- a CDS encoding type IV pilus twitching motility protein PilT yields the protein MLYQSSSPIDLLREMTALAQDGQAFSDVHLEQDAQAMVKTPRGWQPLREAPVTLSEMKPFLNAVDEDWEDKIVERALDRPLTLQDSRFRCNIYRMASGTKVGVSIRRLPLHPLSLESTGLPLYVRTLLDASNGLVLVSGPTGSGKTTSIAAMLDYINSTRNAHIVTIEEPIEYALERKRSIISQKEVPTDTVNFASGLREALRQKPDVLMVGEIRDFATAETVLHAAESGHLVLATMHTNNAIGAITKLLSFFPAEQREQRAAALAAVLVGVIFQALLPSENGRNFVLASEMVFNNNQQVAQFIAEPGKLHMIGEFMKRKDDNMSRTLNEALLQLVSKKLITSRDAMRAAYNRLELHEVLGNLR from the coding sequence ATGCTGTACCAGTCTTCCAGCCCTATCGACCTCCTGCGGGAGATGACGGCGCTTGCCCAGGATGGTCAGGCCTTTTCGGACGTTCACCTGGAACAGGACGCGCAGGCCATGGTCAAGACGCCGCGCGGATGGCAGCCCTTGCGCGAGGCTCCAGTAACGTTGAGCGAGATGAAACCGTTCCTCAACGCGGTGGATGAGGACTGGGAGGACAAGATCGTCGAGCGTGCCCTCGACCGGCCGCTGACCTTGCAGGACAGCCGCTTCCGCTGCAATATCTATCGCATGGCCTCGGGCACCAAGGTGGGCGTGTCGATCCGACGACTGCCGCTGCACCCCCTGAGCCTGGAAAGTACGGGGCTGCCGCTGTACGTGCGCACGCTGCTGGACGCGTCCAACGGCCTGGTGCTGGTGTCCGGCCCCACCGGGTCGGGCAAGACGACCAGCATCGCGGCCATGCTGGACTATATAAATAGTACGCGTAACGCCCACATCGTGACGATCGAGGAGCCCATCGAGTATGCACTGGAGCGCAAGCGTTCCATTATCTCGCAAAAGGAGGTACCTACCGACACTGTCAACTTTGCCAGTGGCCTGCGGGAAGCGCTGCGGCAAAAGCCGGATGTGTTGATGGTGGGCGAGATCCGCGACTTCGCCACGGCGGAGACAGTGCTGCACGCGGCCGAGTCCGGTCACCTGGTGCTGGCCACGATGCATACCAATAACGCCATTGGTGCCATCACTAAATTGCTGAGCTTTTTCCCGGCGGAACAGCGCGAACAGCGTGCGGCCGCGCTGGCAGCGGTCCTGGTGGGTGTGATCTTCCAGGCATTATTGCCCAGCGAGAACGGCCGCAACTTCGTGCTGGCCAGCGAAATGGTCTTCAATAATAACCAGCAGGTCGCGCAGTTCATCGCCGAGCCCGGCAAGCTGCACATGATCGGGGAATTCATGAAGCGCAAGGATGACAATATGTCACGTACCCTGAATGAAGCACTCCTTCAGCTTGTCAGCAAGAAACTGATCACGTCGCGCGACGCCATGCGCGCCGCCTACAACCGTCTCGAACTGCACGAAGTGCTGGGCAACCTGCGCTGA